The proteins below come from a single Acinonyx jubatus isolate Ajub_Pintada_27869175 chromosome A1, VMU_Ajub_asm_v1.0, whole genome shotgun sequence genomic window:
- the LOC106974825 gene encoding proteinase-activated receptor 1 isoform X1, with the protein MGPRRLLLVAAGLSLCGPLLSARTRGGNSESKAPNVTLDLRSFFFKSTNDRFEPFPLEDNEAKNGSGFPEDRLSSINRSHPLQIPSSLPVSKDASGYLTSAWLTLFIPSVYTGVFVVSLPLNVMAILVFILKMKIKKPAVVYMLHLATADVLFVSVLPFKISYYFSGTDWKFGSEMCRFVTAAFYCNMYASIMLMTVISIDRFLAVVYPIQSLSWRTLGRASFTCLAIWAMAIAGVVPLLLKEQTTQMPGLNITTCHDVLNKTLLEDYYAFYFSAFSAVFFFVPLIISTICYVSIIRCLSSSAVANRSKKSRALFLSLAVFCIFIICFGPTNVLLIVHYSFLSQDSMAEATYFAYLLCVCVSSISCCIDPLIYYYASSECQRYLYSILCCKESSDPSSYNSSGQLMASKVDTCSSNLSNSIYKKLLT; encoded by the coding sequence agtcaaaAGCACCCAATGTTACCTTGGACCTCCggtcattttttttcaagagcaCCAACGACAGATTTGAACCATTCCCACTGGAAGACAACGAGGCGAAAAACGGAAGTGGGTTCCCTGAAGACAGATTAAGCTCCATCAACAGAAGCCATCCTCTTCAAATACCGTCCTCTCTGCCCGTCTCGAAAGATGCCTCAGGATATCTGACCAGTGCCTGGCTGACGCTTTTTATCCCCTCCGTCTACACTGGTGTGTTCGTCGTAAGCCTTCCTCTGAATGTCATGGCCATCCTCGTGTTCATCCTGAAGATGAAGATCAAGAAGCCTGCTGTGGTGTACATGTTACATCTGGCCACAGCAGACGTGCTGTTTGTGTCAGTACTCCCGTTCAAGATCAGCTACTACTTCTCCGGCACTGATTGGAAATTTGGGTCCGAGATGTGTCGCTTCGTCACTGCAGCATTTTACTGTAACATGTACGCCTCCATCATGCTCATGACAGTCATTAGCATTGACCGGTTTTTGGCTGTGGTGTACCCCATCCAATCCCTCTCCTGGCGCACTCTGGGAAGGGCCTCCTTCACTTGTTTGGCCATTTGGGCTATGGCCATCGCCGGGGTGGTGCCTCTCCTCCTCAAGGAGCAAACCACCCAGATGCCGGGGCTCAACATAACCACCTGCCATGACGTGCTCAATAAAACCCTGCTCGAAGACTATTATGCCTTTTACTTCTCAGCCTTTTCTGCTGTCTTCTTCTTTGTACCGCTAATCATTTCCACAATCTGTTACGTGTCTATCATTCGATGTCTTAGCTCCTCCGCCGTTGCCAACCGGAGCAAGAAGTCCCGGGCTTTGTTCTTGTCGCTTGCTGTTTTCTGCATCTTCATCATTTGCTTTGGACCCACAAATGTCCTCCTGATTGTGCATTACTCATTCCTTTCTCAAGATTCCATGGCAGAAGCCACCTACTTTGCCTAcctcctgtgtgtctgtgttagcAGCATAAGCTGTTGCATTGATCCCTTGATTTACTATTATGCTTCCTCTGAGTGCCAGAGGTACCTCTACAGTATCCTGTGCTGCAAAGAAAGTTCTGATCCCAGCAGCTATAACAGCAGTGGTCAGTTGATGGCAAGTAAAGTGGATACTTGCTCTAGTAACCTCAGTAATAGCATATACAAAAAGCTCTTAACTTAG